In the genome of Pseudomonas fluorescens, the window CACATGCTCCAGGCCCTGGACATACGCAGCGCGGTAGCCGGCTTCGTCGTGATCGGTGGCCGCCGCGCAATACACCAGGTAATCCACGGCGCCGATTGGCCAAGTGTCCGGGCAGTCTTTGTTGAACAGGTCACCGGCCACGCCGATGACGCCCTCGGGCAGGCGTGAAACGTCGCGTCGCAGGCCATGGACCTCCCACCCCGCCGCCAGCAATTGTGTGGCCAAGCGGCTGCCGACATCACCGCAGCCGGCGATCAAAACAGTAGGCGCAGACATCAGAAAACTCCCATCGGAAAGCCACAGACTAGCGCCGGCAATAGACAGGCGGCTAGCAATGCAGGAAAAAAAGAGACGCTATTACTTCTGTTAACAAGAATTACTTGCAATAATGCGCCCCACTTTTGTTCTCGGCCTTTCGAGGCCTGGAAGAACATCACCCGTTTTTTCTCTCAGGTCCGGCCAGCATGACACGCAATCAATTCTCCGCTTCGCCAACCAAACGACCTCGCGCCTGGAGCGCGGTGGCCGCCCTGCTCCTCAGCCTGATGCTCGCGCCAGTCGCCGCTTTCGCCGATGCCCAGGCGCCAGCTACACCAGCCGCCACCGCGCCGGCTCCGGCCGATCACGCCGCCCCTTCCGTTGCTCCGGTAGCGACCGATCCTGCCCAGGCCGCACCGGCAGAAACGCTTGGTGAAGACGTCCCTGAGGTCCTCGAAGCCGACAACACCTTGGGCATGGCCCACGACCTGTCGCCGTGGGGCATGTACAAGAACGCCGACATCATCGTCAAAATCGTGATGATCGGCCTGGCCATCGCCTCGATCATCACCTGGACCATCTGGATCGCCAAGGGTCTTGAGCTGATGGGCGCCAAGCGTCGTCTGCGCGGTGAAATCGCCCAACTGAAAAAATCCGCCTCCCTCAAGGAAGCCAGCGCCACTGCGGCGAAGGAAGGCACCCTGGCCAACCTGCTGGTACATGACGCTCTCGAAGAGATGCGCCTGTCGGTCAACAGCCGTGAGAAAGAAGGCATCAAGGAACGCGTCAGCTTCCGTCTTGAGCGCCTGGTCGCCGCCTGCGGGCGCAACATGAGCAGCGGCACCGGCGTGCTGGCCACCATCGGTTCCACCGCGCCGTTCGTCGGCCTGTTCGGTACCGTGTGGGGCATCATGAACAGCTTCATCGGCATCGCCAAGACCCAGACCACCAACCTCGCCGTCGTCGCCCCCGGCATCGCCGAAGCCCTGCTGGCTACCGCGCTGGGTCTGGTTGCAGCGATCCCTGCGGTCGTGATCTACAACGTCTTTGCCCGCTCCATCGCCGGTTACAAGGCTCAGGTGTCCGACGCGTCGGCACAGGTCCTGCTGCTGGTCAGCCGCGACCTCGACCACCAGCCTGAGCGCAGCTCGCAACCGCACATGGTGAAAGTGGGGTAATCGGCCATGGGCCTGCATTTGAAAGAAGGGGCAGACGACGATCTGTCCGAAAACCACGAAATCAACGTTACGCCGTTCATCGACGTGATGTTGGTACTGTTGATCATCTTCATGGTGGCGGCCCCGCTGGCCACCGTGGACATCAAGGTCGACCTGCCCGCCTCGACCGCCAAACCGGCGCCGCGGCCAGAGAAACCGGTGTTCCTCAGCGTCAAGGCCGACCAGCGCCTGTTCCTCGGTGAAGACGAAGTGAAGGCCGAAGCACTCGGCGCCACCCTCGACGCCAGGACCCAGGGCAAGAAAGACACGACAATCTTCTTCCAGGCCGACAAAGGCGTGGATTACGGCGACCTGATGAGCGTGATGGACAACCTGCGTTCTGCCGGTTACCTGAAGGTAGGTCTGGTCGGACTCGAGACGGCAGCCAAGAAATGATCACGACGCGCCATAAGCTGACGCGTTACAGCGGTAGCCTGGCTGTGGTGCTGGGTGTTCACGCGCTGGCCATCGCGCTGGCGCTGAACTGGTCCGCCCGTCCGCCCATCGAATTGCCTCCCCAGGCAATGATGGTCGAGCTGGCACCGGTTCCTGCCCCGCCACCGCCTGCTCCGCCGAAAGTCGTCACCCCGCCGCAGCCACCGGCTCCGATTGAAGAACTGCCGATTCCCAAGCTCGCAGAAGCGCCGAAAGCTGAAATTGCCGTGCCCAAGCCCGTCAAGCCAAAGCCCAAGCCGCAGCCGCCCAAACCGGTAGAAAAGAAACCTGAGCCGCCGAAGGAAAAACCGGCCGAAGAAAAGCCTGCCGAAACCCAGCAGACTCAGGCACCGACGGAGAAATCCGCCCAGCCTGCGCCGGGTCCGTCGCCTGCTCAAATGGCAGCCAAGGCCAGCTGGCAAGGCACGCTGTTGGCACACCTGCAGAAGTACAAGAAGTACCCTGCAAGTGCCCAGGCGCGGGGCAAGGAAGGCATGAACCGTCTGCGTTTCGTCGTGGATGCCGAAGGCAATGTGTTGTCGTTTGAGCTGGTAGGCGCCTCGGGCACTGCCGATCTGGACCGGGCCACCCTGGAAATGATCCGCCGCGCTCAACCGCTGCCCAAGCCACCGGCCGACATGCTGACCAACGGTTCCATCGAAATTGTTGCACCGTTTGTGTATTCGCTGGAAAAGCGCCGCCGGTAAATGCACCACCGCCCCATGTGGGAGCGAGCTTGCTCGCGATAGCGGTCTGACATTCAACGCGGATGTCGAATGTTGGGCCCTCATCGCGAGCAAGCTCGCTCCCACAGAGGTTTCTGCCAGCAGGAAGGCCGCGTTCCAAGCCCAAAAGGCACCGAAAGGTGCCTTTTGCATATCTGCCAGCGGCAATCCGGCATTGTCCGGTGTCACTCGACGCACTCAGTCTGATAACGTGCGTCTATCGATTGCAGCCGGTATGCTTGGCCCGCAACTACATGGACGCTAGCTATGACCCTCACAGAATTACGCTACATCGTTACCCTCGCCCAAGAGCAGCACTTCGGCCACGCGGCCGAGCGTTGCCACGTCAGCCAACCGACCCTGTCGGTGGGTGTGAAAAAGCTTGAAGACGAACTCGGTGTGCTGATTTTCGAGCGCAGCAAAAGCGCCGTGCGCCTGACGCCGGTCGGCGAAGGCATCGTGGCCCAGGCCCAAAAGGTATTGGAACAGGCCCAAGGCATCCGCGAACTGGCCCAGGCTGGCAAGAACCAGCTGACCGCCCCGCTCAAGGTCGGCGCGATCTACACCGTCGGACCGTACCTGTTTCCGCACCTGATTCCACAACTGCACCGGGTCGCCCCGCAGATGCCGTTGTACATCGAAGAAAACTTCACCCACGTGCTGCGCGACAAGCTGCGCAACGGCGAGCTCGACGCGATCATCATCGCCCTGCCGTTCAATGAAGCCGACGTGCTGACCCTGCAGCTCTACGACGAGCCGTTCTACGTGCTGATGCCGGCGCAGCACCCGTGGACACAAAAGGAATCCATCGACGCCAGTCTGCTCAACGACAAGAGCCTGCTGCTGCTCGGCGAAGGCCACTGCTTCCGCGATCAGGTACTGGAAGCCTGCCCGACCCTGACCAAAGGCAACGACGGCGCCAAGCACACCACGGTGGAATCCAGTTCCCTGGAAACCATTCGCCACATGGTCGCCTCGGGCCTCGGGATTTCGATCCTGCCGTTGTCGGCAGTCGACAGCCATCACTACGCCCCCGGCGTGATCGAAGTGCGTCCGTTGTCGGCACCCGTACCGTTCCGCACCGTGGCCATTGCCTGGCGCGCCAGCTTTCCGCGCCCGAAAGCGATTGAAATCCTCGCTGACTCCATTCGCCTGTGCTCGGTGGCCAAGCCAGCGGCACAAGTCGCTGCGGGCTAAGCAAGGGTCATGAGCGAGTTGTCGCAAGTGTCGGTGACGGCACTCAAGGGTGTCGGTGAAGCCATGGCCGAGAAACTGGCCAAGGTCGGCCTGGAAAACCTCCAGGACGTGTTGTTTCACCTGCCCCTGCGCTATCAGGACCGCACTCGCGTGGTGCCGATCGGCGCACTGCGGCCCGGGCAAGATGCGGTCATCGAAGGCACCGTCAGCGGTGCCGATGTGGTCATGGGCCGGCGGCGCAGCCTGGTGGTCCGATTGCAGGATGGCACCGGGGGCTTGAGCCTGCGTTTCTATCACTTCAGCAACGCGCAAAAGGAAGGCCTCAAACGCGGCACGCGGATTCGCTGCTACGGCGAGGCGCGACCCGGTGCTTCGGGGCTGGAGATCTACCACCCGGAATACCGCGCCATCACCGGCGACGAACCGCCGCCGGTGGATGAAACCCTGACCCCGGTCTACCCGCTGACCGAAGGCCTGACCCAACAGCGCTTGCGCCAGTTGTGCATGCAGACCCTCACCCTGCTCGGCCCCAGCAGCCTGCCCGACTGGCTGCCGAACGAACTGGCCCGCGACTACCAATTGGCGCCGCTGGCCGATGCGATTCGCTACCTGCACAACCCGCCCGCCGATGCCGACGTCGATGAACTGGCCCTCGGTCACCACTGGGCGCAGCACCGTCTGGCTTTCGAAGAACTGCTGACCCATCAGCTGTCGCAACAACGCCTGCGCGAAAGCATGCGCGCCCTGCGTGCGCCCGCGATGCCCAAAGCCACGCAACTGCCGGCCAAATACCTGGCCAACCTCGGCTTCAACCCAACCGGTGCCCAGCAACGGGTCGGCAATGAAATCGCCTATGACCTCAGCCAGCACGAACCGATGCTGCGGCTGATCCAGGGTGACGTCGGCGCCGGCAAAACCGTGGTCGCCGCCCTTGCCGCGCTGCAAGCGCTGGAGGCCGGTTATCAGGTTGCGCTGATGGCGCCCACCGAGATTCTCGCCGAGCAGCACTTCATTACCTTCAAGCGCTGGCTCGAACCGCTGGGCATCGAAGTCGCATGGCTGGCCGGCAAGCTCAAGGGTAAGAACCGCGTAGCCGCGCTGGAGCAAATCGCCAGCGGCACGCCGATGGTGGTCGGCACCCACGCGTTGTTCCAGGACGAAGTGCAATTCAAGAACCTGGCGCTGGTGATCATCGACGAACAGCACCGTTTCGGCGTACAGCAGCGTCTGGCCTTGCGGCAGAAAGGCGTCGGCGGGCGCATGTGCCCGCACCAGTTGATCATGACCGCCACGCCGATTCCGCGCACGCTGGCCATGAGCGCCTACGCCGATCTCGACACCTCGATCCTCGACGAATTGCCGCCCGGCCGAACCCCGGTCAACACCGTGCTGATCACCGACACCCGGCGGGTCGAAGTCATCGAACGGGTGCGCAGCGCTTGCGCCGAGGGGCGCCAGGCCTATTGGGTGTGCACGCTGATCGAAGAGTCGGAAGAGTTGACCTGCCAGGCCGCCGAAACCACCTTCGAAGACCTCACCGCCGCCCTTGGCGAGTTGAAAGTCGGGCTGATCCACGGCCGTATGAAGCCTGCGGAAAAAGCTGCGGTGATGGCCGAGTTCAAGGCCGGCAACCTGCAACTGCTGGTCGCGACCACGGTGATCGAAGTCGGCGTGGACGTGCCCAACGCCAGCCTGATGATCATCGAGAACCCCGAGCGCCTGGGCCTGGCGCAATTGCACCAGTTGCGCGGCCGCGTCGGCCGGGGCAGCGCCGTCAGCCATTGCGTGCTGCTCTACCATCCGCCGCTGTCGCAGATCGGCCGCCAGCGCCTGGGCATCATGCGCGAAACCAACGACGGTTTTGTCATCGCCGAAAAGGATCTGGAACTGCGTGGCCCCGGCGAAATGCTCGGCACCCGGCAGACAGGTTTGCTGCAATTCAAGGTCGCCGACCTGATGCGCGATGCCGATTTGCTGCCCGCCGTGCGGGATGCCGCCCAGGCATTGCTCGAGCGCTGGCCGACCCACGTCAGCCCGCTACTCGACCGATGGCTGCGTCATGGCCAACAATACGGCCAAGTGTGACAACCGTCACGGTTTCTGAGGCGTGGCCCCAAGCAAGCTGGTTATACTCCCGCAATTGTTTTAGTCCGGATACAGACCATGACCGACGTTGCCTTCGCACCCGACACCCCGCACGCTCCGTCGGTCATTCGGCTGATGCTGGGCAAATTGGGCATTGCCTACGAAGAAGTGCTGGACCGTCACGGCCTGAATGCCGCGCGCAAAGTGCAGGCCGTTCTGCTGGATGACAGCGTTGGCGTGTTGATGGTGCTGTTCCCGCAGAGCCAATTGCTGGACCTCAATCGCCTCACTGAACTCACCGGTCGCCGCCTCGCCGCCGTACCGACCGAACGCCTGACAAAAATGCTCGGCAAGCACAATCTCAGCTTGCTGCCGGGCCTGCCGGCACTGACCAGTTCACCGTGCCTGTACGACGCAAGCCTGCTGCACGAGCCGAAGTTGCTGATCAACTCCGGTGAGCCGGGCGTGTTGCTGGAAATCTCCAGTGAAGACTTCAAGGCGACCATGCTGACCAAGGCCAGCGCCGCCAATTTCGGCGAAAACCTGACCAGCATCCGTCCGAACCTCAACCGCCCCGATGACGACCGCGAGGAAATCACCCAGGCCGTCCAGGCGTTCACCGCACGACGCATCCAGCAGCGTCTGGAAGCGACCATCGAAATTCCGCCGCTGGCCGAAACCGCGCAAAAAATCATCAAGCTGCGCGTCGACCCCAACGCCACCATCGACGACATCACCGGCGTGGTCGAAACCGACCCGGCGCTGGCCGCACAAGTCGTGAGCTGGGCGGCATCGCCGTACTACGCCTCGCCGGGCAAGATCCGCTCGGTGGAAGATGCCATCGTCCGGGTGCTGGGCTTCGACCTGGTGATCAACCTGGCGCTGGGCCTGGCCCTGGGCAAAACCCTGAGCCTGCCCAAGGACCACCCGCAACACTCCACCCCGTACTGGCAGCAATCGATCTACACCGCCGCCGTCATCGAAGGCCTGACCCGCGCCATGCCGCGCGCCCAGCGTCCGGAAGCCGGCCTGACCTACCTGGCCGGCCTGCTGCACAACTTCGGCTACCTGCTGCTGGCCCATGTGTTCCCGCCACACTTCTCGCTGATCTGCCGCCACCTGGAGGTCAACCCACACCTGTGCCACAGCTTTGTGGAACAACACCTGCTGGGCATCAGCCGGGAACAGATCGGCACGTGGCTGATGCGCTACTGGGACATGCCTGAAGAACTGGCCACCGCCCTGCGCTTCCAGCACGACCCGGCCTACGACGGCGCCTACGCCGAATACCCGAATCTGGTGTGCCTGTCTGTGCGCCTGCTGCGCAGCCGTGGCATCGGCTCGGGCCCCGACGAAGACATCCCCGACGCCCTGCTCGAACGCCTTGGCCTGAGCCGCGAAAAAGCCAACGACGTGGTCAGCAAAGTCCTCGAGGCCGAAGTGTTACTGCGCGAACTGGCTTCGCAATTTACTCAGGGCTGAAAGCTTATGGGGTAAACCTCGCTCCTGCAGGTAGCATCCGCTGGCAGGAGTGAGGCTTACCTGGAAGACATGATCAGCACCCGTCACAACAGGCAACGCAGTAAAAATGGATTTGCCGCACTGCCGACAAGGACAAGCTTCTGGTCCTTCGTTACTTTCATCTCCTTGAAAGAACCAATGCGGGCGAACCAGCCCTTCCCGTCGAAAGACAAATCCAGCAAGCCACTCGACAAATACCGTGCTGCCACTTCCCCCCCGGCAACGATGATCGAGTTGGAGCCCTCCTGCCATTCGCAGTTTTGCCACATACGCCATTCAGGCGATTCTTTAGAAAACAGCGGCTTGCCATTATTGAACAAAAGGTTGAACGACCCGCTCGGGGTTAAAACTGCAAGCCATGGTATATCAGAGAATGAAGTATCAAACGTCTTTTTTGCACCGCCTACCACTACAACTGCACCGTCACTACCTCTAACTGAAATTGTCCCAACTTCAATCTGTGAAAACTCAGAATCGGCAATAATAACTGCGCGCCAATTATTGAAATCGGCGTCTAATTGACCATCTTCCTTGTAACGAACAACATAACTGTTTAAATATGTGGGAGTTTGGTTGGAGTTGACGTAGATCCCTGCAACCAAAATTTTTCCGTCTTTTTGATACGCAATACTCGTGGCCATACTTTCATCGTAATCAACACCTTCAAGCTTGACGTATAAGAAACCCTTTTCATTAAAGGTTTTGTCGAGTGAGCCATCCGGCATAAGGCGAAACACCATCCCATCGCGGAAATGGTCGGGATAATGCGGAACTCCAGTGTGCGCCACAAGAATTTTTCCATCCGGCTGCACGCACACAGACCCACCCTGATACTCATACAAAATGAGAAACCGCTTACGACGGCTCTCACTTTTCATCTCAACAACTTGCGGAGACTGCAAACTCTCTTTATCAGTCGGCCGCCAAGGGTTGATATTTACGACCCCATCAGTACCAAAAGTGGTGTCAATTTGGCCATTCTGATCCAATTTTCTGAGCACAATATCGCCGTGCCCCAAATCATCCACCCGCATACTTTTTACTAAAAACCTGTCGTCCAGATAAGAGAATAGTGAAAATCTACCGGCTGTAGTAATACCTGGCAGAACTATTAAACCATTCTTACCGAACGAACTATCGAAAAAGCCATTGGTATTCAAACGCCTTAACTTCAGCGTACTGTACGAATCAAAAAAATCGTTGTTGGCATAGAGCAATTTTCCGCTTGGTAACGGAAGAATAGATTGGGAACCAGCAGTCCCCTCGGACACTAGGCCCACCACACCATTATCTCCAAATGACGGGTCAAGCGCTCCCGCCTTCGTGCCTTTCTGCATCTGGTCCATAGCCGTGCTCCATGGTGACGAATCAAAGGTGTAGACCCACTACACCCGACACAGTGGAGCACGCAAAATTTTCGGCTGTAACTGTCATTAATGACAGTTACATAGTTTTTTTCTAACTAGATTTCGACTTCGTTAATCCCGAAACAACCACGAAACACTCTTTCAACGCGAAGCAACAGGCTTTTTCTTCGGCTTCAAATACTTGGTCAACCCCTGGAACCAGATCACCAGCGCCGGGTTGCCCTTGATCTGAATCGACTTGTCCTGAATCCCCGTCATGAACGCCAGTTGCTTGTTCTTCGCCTGCATCGTGGCAAAGCCGTACGCGGCGTCTTTAAAGGCAATCGCAAACGCAGGCTCGGCATGCACACCCGATTGGCTGGTGATGCGCTGGTCCTTCACGCGGAAATGCCGCGCCACTTTCCCGTCCAGGGTCTGCAACTGAAACACCAGGTCCTTGTCCCCCAACTGCTGCTGAAACGCCGGATTAGTCCGGCTGGCCTTACCCATCAACAAACCCAGCATCCACAGCAGAAAACGAAATTTCATGCGCACAGCCTCAAGAGAAAAATGAACGGCTGGGGCAGTTTAACGGCTTCAGGGGATAACACCAGTATCCAGCTGCATTAGGAGAAGATCATTACCATTACCTGCACGATGACTACTAAGTCACAATTATCAGCAGATCACTCCGACCACTCCACACGCCACTCCTACACCAAACGAAACACATTCTGTAGGAGCTGACGGAGGCTGCGATTTTTTGATCCCCCACCCTGCAAACCTATCGGAAACTTCCTTCAAAATGCTGCGCTACGCATGAACTAGGCGAGTTTTGGATTCATCGATAACCTCTGATCGTCACCGCCAAAAACGGCGACCGGATGTGCAAGTCCGAAATCGGGAGCAAAACTTCTTAACCAAGGATTTACACCAATGACTCCGATACCCGACGCATCCGAAAACGAAGCCACATCCCCCTACGAATCCCTCGATTCCAAAAAACTCCACGAAACCGCCGAACGCGCCCTCGATCACTATCTCACCCCACCAAAACAAACACCGACGAAACGCAGCGGCCAACTCTTCAGTGTCTGCCCGGACATCAGCACCGAAGCACTCCTGGCCAACGCCTCGGAAGATCTGCTGTCCATCAGCGCCATCGCCGCTGACCTGGCCGATGATGTAAACGGTTCACGCCGCTCAGTAGCCTTGGCGATCAGTCGCGTGGCTGAGGGGGCGCATTTGCTGGTAGAGCGGGCGTTGGATCATCTGGATGAGCCGCAAATGGCGGCGATTCTCGCCAAGCAACAAAGCGGGCTCGGCTGATTCGCCACCCACAAAAAATGGGCACCCAACCCTGGTTGGCGTGCCCATTTTTTATTCCACTCCCCCGCTACGCGGGAGGTGAAAAAGGATTACGGATTAACGCTGTCTTTCAACGATTTGCCTGGCTTGAACGCAACGGTGTTGCTGGCCTTGATTTTGACGGGTTCACCGGTTTGCGGGTTTTTGCCGGTGCGGGCACCGCGATGGCGTTGCAGGAAGGTGCCGAAGCCCACCAGCGTCACGCTGTCTTTGCGGTGCAGGGCACCGGTGATTTCTTCAAGAACGGCGTTGAGAACGCGGTTGGCTTGTTCTTTGGTGAGGTCTGCTTTTTCAGCAATGGCTGCTGCGAGGTCTGGTTTACGCATGTGAGTGAAGCCCCTTTGACGGTTTGTTGTTGTTATGTCCGTGCTGCTCTCTGCGGAGCAGCGCCAAAAGCGCCGCAGGTGCTCTACTCTGCGGCAGACGGGAGTGAGGATGGCACGCAGTGAGGCCCCGCGCCAGTATCGGCGCGGCCATTGTTAGGGCAAAAGGGGGGTGATTCCGACAGAACGACCGGTATTTATGCCAACAGGGCCGGAAGCTCTTTGTTCAGGGCCAGTTTTTCCATCACGGCGGCACCGGTGAGGGCGTAACCGAGCAGCTTGCCCGCGGCATCGCGGCATAAAACCTTGATGTCGGCGCCCTGCCCTTCGATTGTCCAAATGCCCTCTGCACCCCGTGGCGGCTGGGACACCACCAGCGGGCAGACCGGGGTTTTGACGGTGATTGGCATCGGGCCATAGGTGACGGCGGTCGGGTTGCCGGCCAGGGTTTGCGCCAGCGCCCTCGCACAGCTCATCAGGGGCATCACGTACAGCAGGTTCAGCCCGTCGACCTCGGCGCAGTCGCCCAGGGCGTAGATGTTGGCGTGGGAGGTCTTCAGGTGCCGATCGACCATGACGCCACGGCTGACCTGCAAACCGGCCGCAGCCGCCAGGTCGACGCGCGGGCGCAGGCCAATGGCCGAGACCACCACGTCGCACGGGATCACCTGGCCATCGGACAGGTGCGCTTCCAGGCCGTCAGCCACTCGCTGCAGGCGATTGAGCACCGGGCCGAGGTGGAAGCGCGCGCCGAGGCTTTCGAGGCCTGCCTGCACCGCAGCGGCCGCCGCCGGGTGCAACAGGGTCGGCATGACTTGTTCGCACGGTGCAACCAGTTGCACTTCGTATCCGCCCAAGGTCAGGTCGTTGGCGAACTCACAGCCGATCAGACCGGCGCCGAGCAGCAGCACGCGGCGCTTGCCGGCCGCCGCCGCACGGAAGCGTGCGTAGTCTTCCAGGTCGTTGATCGGGAATACGCAATCCGCCGCGTCGCCTTCGATGGGCACGCGCACGGTTTCGGCGCCCCAGGCCAGGATCAGGTCGCGGTAGATCACCGCTTCTTCACCGATCCACAGGCGTTTGTGGCCCGGGTCGATGCCGCTGATGCGCGTGTGGGTGCGTATTTCGGCCTTGAGCTGTTCGGCCATGGTGCCGGGCTCGGCCATGCTCAGGCCGTCGGCATCCTTGTTTTTGCCGAAGCCGGTGGAGAGCATCGGCTTGGAGTAGGAGCGCCCGTCATCGGCGGTAATCAGCAGCAGCGGGGTTTCGCTATCGAGTTTGCGAAACTCGCGGGCCACGTTGTAGCCCGCCAGGCCGGTGCCAATGATTACGACAGGTGCGTTCATTCCTTACTCCTCAATTATTCAGGCAGCGATTTCGATCATTTCAAAATCCATTTTGCCCACACCGCAGTCCGGGCACAGCCAGTCTGCCGGGACGTCTTCCCAACGGGTGCCCGGCGCAATGCCGTCATCCGGCCAACCGTCGGCTTCGTTGTAGATCAGGCCGCAGACGATACATTGCCACTTTTTCATCAGGTACTTCCTCAGGGTTCAGGCGTTTGCCGGCCAGACGGTCGATGGTTGCAGCACTGCCGTCCAACTCAGCGCGTTTTGTACTGATCGGGGCCGTCGGATGCAAGCCTGTTCGGCGCAACGGCAGGCCATTTCAATCGATATCGGCGGCTGACATGTTAAGCTCGCCGCCTCATTTGCTGCCAATAATGACTCATTGTGCATCACACAGAATCCCCCTCTCCAGCTCCTCTCTGGCTCTCGCGCAGCGAACTGGCGCCCCTCCCCGATGCTGCCACCCTCGACTGGCTGTTCGACGAAGGCTCGCTGACCAGACGTCTGATTCATCTGTCCAATGATGCCTTCAGCGTCTCGCCGATGTTCGAAGGCTGGCAACCCCTACGTGCCGACGAATGCGCAGCACTGGACCTGGTCGATGGCAGTGAGGGCTGGGTGCGCGAGGTGTATTTGCGCGGTCATGGCCAGGCGTGGGTGTTTGCGCGCAGCGTAGCGTCACGCAGTGCATTGCAAGGCGACGGCTTGCACATGGACGAACTGGGCAGCCGCTCGCTGGGCGAATTGCTGTTTTGCGATCAGGCCTTCCAGCGCCGGGCCATCGAGGTTTGCCATTATCCGCAAGCGTGGCTGCCCGTCGAGGTGCAATCGCCTGAACTATGGGGCCGCCGCTCGCGCTTCGACCGCGGTGCGCTGAGCGTGCTGGTGGCCGAAATATTCCTGCCTTCCCTGTGGGACGCCGCCTGCGCCCAATCGGAGAACCGTTGATGTACCAAAGCCTGCTCAAGTCCTTGAACCGCTTGAACCCTCGGGCCTGGGATTTCATTCAGCTGACCCGCATGGACAAGCCGATCGGCATTTACCTGCTGCTCTGGCCAACGCTGTGGGCGCTGTGGATTGCCGGCAAGGGGTCGCCGTCCCTGGCCAACATTGTGATTTTCGTCCTCGGCGTGGTGCTGACCCGCGCCGGCGGCTGCGTGATCAATGATTGGGCGGACCGCAAGGTCGATGGTCATGTGAAGCGTACCGAGCAGCGGCCGCTGGTGAGCGGCAAGATCAGTTCCAAAGAGGCGCTGGTGTTCTTCGCATTGCTGATGGGCGTGAGTTTCCTGCTGGTGCTGTGCACCAATGCCGCGACCATTTGGCTGTCGCTGGGCGGCCTGGCGCTGGCGTTCAGTTACCCGTTCATGAAGC includes:
- the exbD gene encoding TonB system transport protein ExbD encodes the protein MGLHLKEGADDDLSENHEINVTPFIDVMLVLLIIFMVAAPLATVDIKVDLPASTAKPAPRPEKPVFLSVKADQRLFLGEDEVKAEALGATLDARTQGKKDTTIFFQADKGVDYGDLMSVMDNLRSAGYLKVGLVGLETAAKK
- a CDS encoding energy transducer TonB gives rise to the protein MITTRHKLTRYSGSLAVVLGVHALAIALALNWSARPPIELPPQAMMVELAPVPAPPPPAPPKVVTPPQPPAPIEELPIPKLAEAPKAEIAVPKPVKPKPKPQPPKPVEKKPEPPKEKPAEEKPAETQQTQAPTEKSAQPAPGPSPAQMAAKASWQGTLLAHLQKYKKYPASAQARGKEGMNRLRFVVDAEGNVLSFELVGASGTADLDRATLEMIRRAQPLPKPPADMLTNGSIEIVAPFVYSLEKRRR
- the exbB gene encoding tonB-system energizer ExbB → MTRNQFSASPTKRPRAWSAVAALLLSLMLAPVAAFADAQAPATPAATAPAPADHAAPSVAPVATDPAQAAPAETLGEDVPEVLEADNTLGMAHDLSPWGMYKNADIIVKIVMIGLAIASIITWTIWIAKGLELMGAKRRLRGEIAQLKKSASLKEASATAAKEGTLANLLVHDALEEMRLSVNSREKEGIKERVSFRLERLVAACGRNMSSGTGVLATIGSTAPFVGLFGTVWGIMNSFIGIAKTQTTNLAVVAPGIAEALLATALGLVAAIPAVVIYNVFARSIAGYKAQVSDASAQVLLLVSRDLDHQPERSSQPHMVKVG
- a CDS encoding hydrogen peroxide-inducible genes activator, whose product is MTLTELRYIVTLAQEQHFGHAAERCHVSQPTLSVGVKKLEDELGVLIFERSKSAVRLTPVGEGIVAQAQKVLEQAQGIRELAQAGKNQLTAPLKVGAIYTVGPYLFPHLIPQLHRVAPQMPLYIEENFTHVLRDKLRNGELDAIIIALPFNEADVLTLQLYDEPFYVLMPAQHPWTQKESIDASLLNDKSLLLLGEGHCFRDQVLEACPTLTKGNDGAKHTTVESSSLETIRHMVASGLGISILPLSAVDSHHYAPGVIEVRPLSAPVPFRTVAIAWRASFPRPKAIEILADSIRLCSVAKPAAQVAAG
- a CDS encoding DUF6124 family protein; protein product: MTPIPDASENEATSPYESLDSKKLHETAERALDHYLTPPKQTPTKRSGQLFSVCPDISTEALLANASEDLLSISAIAADLADDVNGSRRSVALAISRVAEGAHLLVERALDHLDEPQMAAILAKQQSGLG
- the recG gene encoding ATP-dependent DNA helicase RecG, which produces MSELSQVSVTALKGVGEAMAEKLAKVGLENLQDVLFHLPLRYQDRTRVVPIGALRPGQDAVIEGTVSGADVVMGRRRSLVVRLQDGTGGLSLRFYHFSNAQKEGLKRGTRIRCYGEARPGASGLEIYHPEYRAITGDEPPPVDETLTPVYPLTEGLTQQRLRQLCMQTLTLLGPSSLPDWLPNELARDYQLAPLADAIRYLHNPPADADVDELALGHHWAQHRLAFEELLTHQLSQQRLRESMRALRAPAMPKATQLPAKYLANLGFNPTGAQQRVGNEIAYDLSQHEPMLRLIQGDVGAGKTVVAALAALQALEAGYQVALMAPTEILAEQHFITFKRWLEPLGIEVAWLAGKLKGKNRVAALEQIASGTPMVVGTHALFQDEVQFKNLALVIIDEQHRFGVQQRLALRQKGVGGRMCPHQLIMTATPIPRTLAMSAYADLDTSILDELPPGRTPVNTVLITDTRRVEVIERVRSACAEGRQAYWVCTLIEESEELTCQAAETTFEDLTAALGELKVGLIHGRMKPAEKAAVMAEFKAGNLQLLVATTVIEVGVDVPNASLMIIENPERLGLAQLHQLRGRVGRGSAVSHCVLLYHPPLSQIGRQRLGIMRETNDGFVIAEKDLELRGPGEMLGTRQTGLLQFKVADLMRDADLLPAVRDAAQALLERWPTHVSPLLDRWLRHGQQYGQV
- a CDS encoding aminoacyl-tRNA deacylase and HDOD domain-containing protein, coding for MTDVAFAPDTPHAPSVIRLMLGKLGIAYEEVLDRHGLNAARKVQAVLLDDSVGVLMVLFPQSQLLDLNRLTELTGRRLAAVPTERLTKMLGKHNLSLLPGLPALTSSPCLYDASLLHEPKLLINSGEPGVLLEISSEDFKATMLTKASAANFGENLTSIRPNLNRPDDDREEITQAVQAFTARRIQQRLEATIEIPPLAETAQKIIKLRVDPNATIDDITGVVETDPALAAQVVSWAASPYYASPGKIRSVEDAIVRVLGFDLVINLALGLALGKTLSLPKDHPQHSTPYWQQSIYTAAVIEGLTRAMPRAQRPEAGLTYLAGLLHNFGYLLLAHVFPPHFSLICRHLEVNPHLCHSFVEQHLLGISREQIGTWLMRYWDMPEELATALRFQHDPAYDGAYAEYPNLVCLSVRLLRSRGIGSGPDEDIPDALLERLGLSREKANDVVSKVLEAEVLLRELASQFTQG
- a CDS encoding helicase, whose amino-acid sequence is MKFRFLLWMLGLLMGKASRTNPAFQQQLGDKDLVFQLQTLDGKVARHFRVKDQRITSQSGVHAEPAFAIAFKDAAYGFATMQAKNKQLAFMTGIQDKSIQIKGNPALVIWFQGLTKYLKPKKKPVASR